ACCAGCGCGTAGTGCGTACTCAAGGTAACAGCCAGCTACCTGCGCTAGTATCAGCCGATTCACCATTAACTGTACCCAGATACAATCAACAACCACCAGTCCCCATTCCCAATGAAGCGACAAACAGAGAAATACCAGCAAACATTCCCACAGCAACCTCCAGAACCAAACTAACTCCAGTACCAACAGTTAGGACAGAGACAGCACAATTAAATTATGTGCAGGTTGATCCGCACACAATTGAGTTTGTTGCTCCTCAAGCCCCACAATCAGAACAAATCGTTAAAACTCAAACAGCGCCACCATCAACATCTGAAGATACTAATATTTTGCCAGTACCCACTAGTAATATTCCCTTGGGTAACACCCGCAATATGCAAAGGGTATCAGCACCGCAAACCACTACAACAGCTTATGGTGGCAATTACCTATCAACCAACACTGCTGCATCTGTACGCTACCGCGTCGTCGTAGAAGCCACCAACGACAGAGAGCAAGAAATAGTCAAATCCCTTGCTCCTGAAGCATTTTCTACCATCTGGCAAGGTCGTAGAGTCATGCAGGTGGGAGTTTTTAGCGATCGCTCTAACGCCGACGAAATGCAAAGAATCCTCAGCAGCAGTGGCTTAAGAACCATCGTTGAGCCTTTGAATTAAGTTAGCATCAGTATGGTGGGCATTGCCCACCCTCTCTTAATTACGAATTACGAATTACGAACTTGTACTGAGCGTAGCCGTACCACTTTCCTTCGGAACGCTCCGCGAACGTGGAAGCAAGCTACGCGGACGTAGAGAAGTATTACGAACTAGTTTTTGCCCAATACCCTCTAGGCGGCTTGTCTATCCCATAAGCTTTACACCATTTCTCTACAGCCTTATCAGATACACCCAACTCCTTACCGATTTGCGCTGTAGGTTTTTCCCAAACCAGTTTTTCTAACTCTTCCTTAGACGGTCTAACTACTTTTCTTGTCAAAACCCTGGCTTCCAAATTCACTTTCCTAGTTGTTAAATCAACACCAAACTCCTTATAAGTTCGCTTAGGTGCTTCTTCCGTAAACTCTGTAAAATCTTCCCACCAGTAAAAGGGATTAGGAGATTTAGGTGGTTTTGTTCTAATACCGCAACCACCAAACTTTATAGATGGATATACAACTTTGTTAATATCTGGCAAATAAACTCCATAAAAATCAAAGTCATCCGAGTTATATTTCCTCTCATGACAACCATTTTTATCTGCCCAATTAGTCTTATTTTTGAGAACACCAGTGCTGCTGTATTTTGCTTGAATCCTATAAGATTTCCCATCTTTATAGGCTATTAAATCAAAAGGTGCGTGTTCAGTTACCACTGGAACAAAAACTGAATACTCTTTCTCAACTAAATCAGCTATCACTTTAGCTGCTGCTAAATCACCCTTATCTTTTGTATGGTGCATTTAGTGATACTCAATATTCTATCAATATTGAGTAATATATCATACAAAAGCTTACTGAGATTAGATGTTTAGACCTAACGAGCGCGGCAGGGTTCGAACCTGCGACCAACGGATTAGAAATCCGTGGCTCTATCCACTGAGCTACGCGCCCAAGTTAAAACTAGGCTCCTATTAGGAGTCAACCAGGAAATTATATCGTTTTTTTTACTAATAAGCAAACAAAAAATTGCAGATTTCCCAAAAGCAAGGCTAAGATGCTAGTCGCCAGTTAATTGATTTAGATTAAAAATGCGGCAAATTGGCTATTGATTAGCTATATTGTGTGGTCGATGGATGGTTATCTGCGTCTTGAGTTTAAACCTCACTGGATAAATTACCTTTGGTAAATTATGCGACAAATACCAGCCAAACTGAGCATACATCAGGTAAGTAATCGCACTCTTGGCGATGCTGCCAAATCAGACTATAAATCGCTTATCTACAAAGCCCCTGTGAGGAGTTAGTTGCTAGTGCCATGTTTATTTTAAAACGGCAGGATGTTGAAATATCAAGCATTCAGCACCCAAAAAAGGATCAGCAAGTGCCGATCCTCCATTATCAGGGGCAGACTTTTCGCTTGATTAGTGTGTTTAAAGCTGGACAAGAAGAAGAGGCTAGAGCCTTATGGAGAGATTTAACTGATAACCGAGGTAAAGCTTGTGTCTTGCTGGAAGAACCAGATCGCTTTAGCGTTTGGGGTAAGGTACGCTTAGACCAGTTAGGTAATGATACTGGTGGTCACAATAAAAGCGGGGTGTTTGTCCAAGCTAGTATTTTGCTTTTGCAATCTGTCTACATGGATATTGAAGATTTCCTGGGAACCAAGCAAGCTGCACTCTTTGAAAAAGAGATTGCTGAAGTCATGCGAAAGCAACAGTTCCCTGAAACTTCTTCCATTGAAGCAGTGAAATATTGGGTAGCAACTAATCCCTTAGAAGCCGCTAAACTCCCAGCTTGGAAAGAAAATCATGTTTCCAGTTTTTTACAAGAATTATATAAATTAGGAAAAACCTACTTTGGTAACGCCAACTTCGCCCATCAAATAGCTGATAAATTACAAGATATGCCAGAAGGTGAGCGATCGCTCTTTATCTCTTGGCTAAATCAATCTTCACTGAGTAAACTGTGGCAATAGCATAAAACTTGTAGAAAGAAAAGTACCTAGCGGTAGGTGCTAAATCAGTGCTGAGTACCCCTTGAATTTTGGATTTGCGATTTTAAATTTTAGATTGTTCAATCCAAAATCCGTCTTGAAAAGTTTCCTACGGCGGGAAACCCGCCTACAGAACTTTCCGCAAAATCAGAAATCTAAAATTACTACCTCCTGCCTCCTCTACAAGTTCTTGCACAACACAATCTTGCCAGAGTGCATTTAGTCAAACCCTATGAATAGTTCTTACAAAAATTCGGCTCAAGTTAGTAAATCAATTTTCAACACCCAGAGCATTGTTTTAGCTGGCATTGGTTGGGGTGTACTGGCACTGTTATACTTTTTGTTATTCAGTGCCAAAGTCCCTGGGCCAAATGGTACGGAAAGTCGGGCTGAATGGTATGTGCTGGGTACAAATATTTTTGAAGCCTTAGCCTACCTAAGTGCCGGAATATTGTGCTTACGGAATTGGCGCAGTCCACAAATTATGAGCAGTCGTAATGTGTGGCTGGCGATGGCCATAGGTATGATTTCTTATTTCTTGGGGGGGATATTTTTTGGCTATACAGAAATAGTTTTAAAAGAAGAACCGGATGCGTCGATCGGTGACGTGTTTTTTGTATTAAGTTATGTATCTCTAGGCGTAGGCATGATTTTAGCGGTAGCTGCTAGGCGAATTAATCTAGAAAAATGGCAATGGCTTATTGTTCTGGCAATTGGAGTGTTCGGCAGCTTGTTGGCATGGTGGATTTCTATGCAGCAAGGAACAGCCCCAGAAAACACAATAGTCACAATTTTGAACTGGTTTTACATAGTCAGCGACGTATTGTTATTAATCATCGCCACCACTCTGTTATTAGCTTTTTGGGGCGGGCGTGTTTCTCAATCCTGGAGAATGATTGCGGCTGCCGCCTTTTCGCTCTACATTGCAGATATGTGGTTTAAATACGCATCTCAAAATCCCAATTATCAAAGTGGAGAAATATTAGAAGTGTTTTGGGTGTTTAGTGGAGTGTTATTTGGTATGGGCGCAGCCCTAGAATATGACG
Above is a genomic segment from Nostoc sp. MS1 containing:
- a CDS encoding group I intron-associated PD-(D/E)XK endonuclease; this translates as MHHTKDKGDLAAAKVIADLVEKEYSVFVPVVTEHAPFDLIAYKDGKSYRIQAKYSSTGVLKNKTNWADKNGCHERKYNSDDFDFYGVYLPDINKVVYPSIKFGGCGIRTKPPKSPNPFYWWEDFTEFTEEAPKRTYKEFGVDLTTRKVNLEARVLTRKVVRPSKEELEKLVWEKPTAQIGKELGVSDKAVEKWCKAYGIDKPPRGYWAKTSS
- a CDS encoding Npun_F0813 family protein produces the protein MFILKRQDVEISSIQHPKKDQQVPILHYQGQTFRLISVFKAGQEEEARALWRDLTDNRGKACVLLEEPDRFSVWGKVRLDQLGNDTGGHNKSGVFVQASILLLQSVYMDIEDFLGTKQAALFEKEIAEVMRKQQFPETSSIEAVKYWVATNPLEAAKLPAWKENHVSSFLQELYKLGKTYFGNANFAHQIADKLQDMPEGERSLFISWLNQSSLSKLWQ